The genomic segment GCGGACACCGGCTCCCACAAGGAGTGGGTGGACGCCATCTGCAACAGCATCAACAACGTCATGGGCAACAACAGGGCCTGCGTCGGCGGGCCCGTCGGCACCTTCGCCGACTTCCGCAACCAGGTCACCCAGCAGAAGCTCACCGGCCCCTGGCGCGCGGGCTGGCAGATGGACTACCCGCTGATCCAGAACTTCCTCCAGCCGCTCTACTACACCAACGCCTCCTCCAACGACGGCAAGTGGAGCAACAAGAAGTTCGACGGACTCGTCGACAAGGCCAACGCCGAGTCCGACAAGGCCAAGGCCATCACCACCTTCCAGGACGCCGAGCGGGTCCTCGCCGACCAGATGCCCGTCATCCCGCTCTGGTACCAGAACGGCAGCGCCGGCTACTCGGACCGGATCTCGGACGTCTCGCTGAACCAGTTCAGCGTCCCGGTGTACGAGCAGATCAAGGTCAAGTGACCCGCTGAGGCCGGGTGGCCGGTGTGCGGGCAGCGCACCGGCCACCCGGCCTCGGCCGTTCCCCGGAACCGAGCCCCCGACCCCGCGACCCCCGGAGCCCTTCATGGGACGTTATGTGATCCGGCGGCTGCTGCAGATGATCCCGGTCTTCTTCGGCGCCACGCTGTTGATCTTCCTCATGGTGAACGTGATGGGTGACCCCATCGCCGGTCTCTGCGGCGACCGCCAGTGCGACCCGTCGACCGCCGCCCAGCTGCGCACCGAGTTCGGCCTCGACAAGCCGGTCTGGCAGCAGTACGCGACGTACATGGGCAACGTCTTCACGGGTGACTTCGGGACCGCGTTCAACGGCCAGAAGGTCACCGAGCTGATGGGCACCGCCTTCCCCATCACCATCCGGCTCACCATCGTCGCCATCGTCTTCGAGATCGTGATCGGCATCAGCCTCGGCGTCGTCACCGGACTGCGCCGGGGCCGCCCCGTCGACACCACCGTGCTGATCCTGACCCTGATCGTCATCTCCGTGCCGACCTTCGTCACCGGTCTGCTGCTCCAGCTCCTGCTCGGCGTCGAGTGGGGCGTCATGAAACCATCGGTGTCGCCCGAGGCGCCCGTCGACGAACTCATCGTGCCGGGCCTCGTCCTCGCCTCGGTGTCCCTCGCCTACGTCGCCCGCCTGACCCGGTCGTCGATCGCCGAGAACGCCCGCGCCGACTACGTCCGGACGGCCACCGCCAAGGGACTGCCCCGGCGCCGGGTGATCCTCCGTCACCTGCTGCGGAACTCGCTGATCCCCGTCGTCACCTTCATCGGCACCGACGTGGGCGCCCTGATGGGCGGCGCGATCGTCACCGAGCGCATCTTCAACATCCACGGCGTCGGCTACCAGCTCTACCAGGGCATCCTGCGCCAGAACTCCCAGACCGTCGTCGGGTTCGTCACCATCCTGGTCCTCGTCTTCCTGGCGGCGAACCTGATCGTCGACCTCCTGTACGCCGTACTCGACCCGAGGATTCGCTATGCCTGAGCCGCAGCCATCGGACGGAGCGATCTCCCCGGCCGGGGCCGGCGGCGCGACGGACCTCGCCATGGGGGAGGGGCAGACCCTGGAGGGTACCGGCGGCGACGGCTCGGGCCCCACCGGCAAGCCGCACAGCCTGTGGTCCGACGCCTGGGCGGACCTGCGCCGCAACCCCGTCTTCATCATCTCCGCGCTGATCATCCTGTTCCTGGTGATCATCTCGATCTGGCCCTCGCTGATCGCCGACGGCGACCCGCTCGCCTGCGACCTCGACAAGGCCCAGCAGGGCTCCCGGTCCGGCCACCCCTTCGGCTTCGACGGACAGGGCTGCGACGTCTACACCCGTACCGTCCACGGCGCACGCGCCTCCGTCACCGTCGGCGTCTGCGCCACCGTCGGGGTGTCGCTGCTCGGCAGCGTGCTCGGCGGTCTCGCCGGCTTCTTCGGAGGCTGGTGGGACGCCATCCTCTCCCGCATCACCGACGTCTTCTTCGGCATCCCGGTGGTCCTCGGCGGCCTGGTCTTCCTGTCCGTGATCACCAGCTCCACCGTCTGGCCGGTGATCGGCTTCATCGTCCTGCTGGGCTGGCCGCAGATCGCCCGCATCGCCCGCGGCTCGGTGATCACCGCCAAACAGAACGACTACGTACAGGCCGCGCGGGCCCTGGGCTCCTCCAACTCACGGATGCTGCTGCGGCACATCGCGCCCAACGCGATCGCCCCCGTCATCGTCGTCGCGACCATCGCGCTCGGCACCTACATCGCGCTCGAAGCGACCCTGTCGTACCTCGGAGTCGGGCTGAAACCGCCCGCCGTCTCCTGGGGCATCGACATCTCCGCCGCCTCCCCGTACATCCGCAACGCCCCGCACATGCTGCTCTGGCCCGCCGGGGCGCTGGCCGTGACGGTCCTCGCGTTCATCATGCTCGGCGACGCGGTGCGCGACGCCCTCGACCCCAAGCTGCGCTGAGGAGGCCGTCGCCATGCTGCTCGAAGTGCGCGATCTGCACGTGGAGTTCCACACCCGGGACGGAGTCGCCAAGGCCGTCAACGGGGTCAACTACTCGGTGGCCGAGGGGGAGACCCTCGCCGTGCTCGGCGAGTCCGGCTCGGGCAAGTCCGTCACCGCCCAGGCCGTCATGGGCATCCTCGACGTACCGCCCGGCAGGATCAGCGGCGGCGAGATCCTGTTCAAGGGCCGCGATCTGCTGAAGCTCAGGAACGAGGAACGGCGCAAGGTACGCGGCCAGGAGATGGCCATGATCTTCCAGGACGCGCTGTCCTCCCTGAACCCCGTGATCAGTGTCGGCGACCAGCTCGGCGAGATGTTCACCGTGCACCGGGGGATGTCCCG from the Streptomyces sp. AM 4-1-1 genome contains:
- a CDS encoding ABC transporter permease, with translation MGRYVIRRLLQMIPVFFGATLLIFLMVNVMGDPIAGLCGDRQCDPSTAAQLRTEFGLDKPVWQQYATYMGNVFTGDFGTAFNGQKVTELMGTAFPITIRLTIVAIVFEIVIGISLGVVTGLRRGRPVDTTVLILTLIVISVPTFVTGLLLQLLLGVEWGVMKPSVSPEAPVDELIVPGLVLASVSLAYVARLTRSSIAENARADYVRTATAKGLPRRRVILRHLLRNSLIPVVTFIGTDVGALMGGAIVTERIFNIHGVGYQLYQGILRQNSQTVVGFVTILVLVFLAANLIVDLLYAVLDPRIRYA
- a CDS encoding ABC transporter permease, coding for MPEPQPSDGAISPAGAGGATDLAMGEGQTLEGTGGDGSGPTGKPHSLWSDAWADLRRNPVFIISALIILFLVIISIWPSLIADGDPLACDLDKAQQGSRSGHPFGFDGQGCDVYTRTVHGARASVTVGVCATVGVSLLGSVLGGLAGFFGGWWDAILSRITDVFFGIPVVLGGLVFLSVITSSTVWPVIGFIVLLGWPQIARIARGSVITAKQNDYVQAARALGSSNSRMLLRHIAPNAIAPVIVVATIALGTYIALEATLSYLGVGLKPPAVSWGIDISAASPYIRNAPHMLLWPAGALAVTVLAFIMLGDAVRDALDPKLR